The nucleotide sequence CTGCAGGATTGGCTGTACAACGCCTACGCCGTGGAAGACGCGGCCGAGGCGCTGGCCGAGCGGGGCAAGTTACCGCCAGGCGGCTATTTCGTCACGCGCGCCGGCCATGTGGTCACAGCGTCCAGCGTGCGCTTCTATGCGGCCGATTCGGAGCAGGAAGGCATGCTGGGCCGCCAGCAGGAAATCGAGAATATCGGCAAACAGTTGCGCGCACAGCAATTGCTGGCCGAAGAGGCGCGCGCCCGTTCCGTGCGGGCCGACGCGGCCGTCGCTACCCTGACGCGCAACCTGTCCGACTTGCGCCTGCGCATACAGCAACTGACCTCGTCCGTGCATACGTTGCAACTGGACGTGGTGAAACTGTCGGAAGTGGAAGCGCGCTTCAACCAGCGCAGCACGCAGATCGGCGCGGACCTGGCCGAAATCGCCGCGCAGGAAACGGAACAGATGCAGACCAAGCTGGAATCGGAAGAAAAATTCGAACAGCTGGATATGGAACTGGGCAACTTGCAGGAAGCGCACGAAGACGGCCATACGGACTTCTTGCAAAAGGAACAGCGTCTGGCCGAGGCACGCGAAGCCTTGCGCGACCTGGAGCGGGCCGCCAAGGATACGGAATACGCGGAAAAAGCCCACCGCGCGAAGATCGAGGAATTGCGCCGCAACATCGCCACGGCCAGCACGCAGGCGCAGCAAGTGACGGCCAGCCTGCAGGCGGGCGAACTGGAGTTGGCCAACCTGGAAAGCGGCGCGGCCGCCGACGGCTTGCAGGACTTGCTTGAGCGCCGTACCACGCAGGAGCGGGCGCTGGCGGACGCGCGCCATGAACTGGACCAGATCACGCAGCAACTGCGCCTGTCCGAAGATGCGCGCACGCAGTCGGAGCGCAGCTTGCAGCCGCAGCGCGACAAGATCATGGAAATGCAGCTCAAGGAACAGGCCGCGCGCCTGAATCAGGAGCAGTTCGCCCAGCAATTGCTCGAATCGGGCGCCGATGAAGCGGCCTTGACGGAAAAGTTGCATCCGGACATGCGTCCGTCGTATCTGCAGGGCGAAGTCACGCGGTTGACGAATGCGATCACGTCCCTGGGCGCCGTCAACCTGGCCGCGCTGGATGAACTGGCACAGGCCTCCGAGCGCAAGAACTTCCTCGACGCCCAGAATGCCGACCTGACGGAAGCGATCAACACCTTGGAAGACGCGATCCACAAGATCGACAAGGAGACGCGCGACCTGTTGCAAGACACGTTCGACAAGGTCAACCATCACTTTTCCGAGCTATTCCCGATTCTGTTTGGCGGCGGCCAGGCGAAACTGACCATGACGGGCGACGAGATTCTCGATTCCGGTGTACAAGTCATGGCGCAGCCTCCCGGCAAGAAAAATGCCACCATCCACCTGTTGTCCGGTGGAGAGAAGGCGCTGACCGCGACCGCATTGGTGTTTTCCATGTTCCGCCTGAATCCGGCGCCGTTCTGCCTGCTCGACGAAGTCGATGCACCGCTGGACGATTCGAACACGGAACGCTTCTGCCGCATGGTCAAGCGCATGTCCGACCAGACCCAATTCCTTTTCATTTCGCATAACAAGATTGCGATGGAAATGGCCCATCAATTGATCGGTGTGACGATGCAGGAGCAGGGCGTATCGCGCATCGTGGCGGTGGACATGGAGTCTGCCGCAAATTTTGCTACCGAGGCACAAGCAGCATGACAGACTTACAAATTACCTTGTTCGGCGCCGGCGGCGTCTTTATCGTCGGTGTTTTCTCATACAACAAATGGCAGGAGTACAAGGCCAAGAAAAGCGTGGAACGGGCCTTTTCCACCGACCACGACGATGTGCTGATGCGCGAGGGCGACGCCCCCGTGACGGATGTCCCGGAACCTGTCTTGCGCCAGGAACCGCGCTTTGATGCCGCGCCTGCCGCCAAGGCCGAACCGTCGTTCGGCGCGCCGCCGGCGGCACCCGTGTCCGACGCCCCTGTGCATGCGGAACCGTCGCTGGGGGATAGCCCAGCCGAGCCGGTCCAGGCACCTGCTGCCGAGCCCGTGCAAGAGGTGAGCGCCGCCAGCGAACAGGCGACCAGCCTGGTTGACCCGCTGATCGATTGCCTGCTGCCCCTGTCGCTGGAAGCGCCCGTGCGGGGCGACAAGATCCTGCCGGTCCTGCAAACCTTGCGCCTGGTGGGCAACAAGCCCGTGCACTTCATTGGCTTGCACGTGAATGGCGACTGGGAACCGATCACGCATGGCGGTGTCTATACCAAGATGCAGGGCGGCGTGCAGCTGGCCAGCCGCAGCACGGCCTTGAATGAACTGGAATACTCGGAACTGGTTACGCGGCTGCGCGGTGTGGCGGACGAAATCGGCGCCGAACCGGAAGTGCCCGACATGATGGAAGTGATGGCCGAAGCGCGCAATCTGCACCGCTTTGTTGCCGGTCACGATGCCCAGCTGGGCGTCAACCTGCACACGAACGGCGCGCCATGGGCCATTTCCACCTTGCTCTTCGCCTTGGAAAAGCAAGGCTTTGATGTGCGTCCGGACGGCCGTTTCGTCATGCCTGATGGCGACGGCAGCTATCTGTTCTCGCTGTCGACGAATGTCACGCTGGCCGAGGAAACCACGCCCCGCCTGACCCTGCTGCTGGACGTGCCTTGCGTGGCGCCCGCGCGCGACGGCTTCGGCTCCATGGTTGCCTGCGCCAAAGCGCTGGTGGGCCGCCTCGACGCGACCATCGTCGACGATTACAACCAGGCCTTGTCCGATGCGGCCCTGGCCGAGATCGCCGGCCAGGTGCAAGAGTTTTACCAGGAAATGGACGCGGCCGACATTCCGGCCGGTTCCACCCGCGCCCTGCGTTTATTTAGCTGAAGAATCCCGCAACAATGACTGATCCGACTAACCAGGACGCCGCCCGGCGCGTCCTGGCACTCACTGCCGAACTTAACCGGCATCTGCACGCCTACCACGTGCTCGACAACCCCACCATTCCCGACGCCGAGTACGACAAGCTGTTCGTCGAACTGCAGGCGCTGGAAGCGGCCCACCCTGACTTGCGCACGCCCGATTCGCCCACCTTGCGCGTGGGTGCGGCGCCCTTGCCGCAATTCGAGCAAGTCACGCATACGGTGCCGATGTTGTCGCTGAACAATGGTTTCACCGATGACGATATTGTCAATTTCGACCGTCGCGTGCGCGAAGGCCTGGACCTTGATGGTGCAGAAGTCGAGTATGCCGCCGAAGTGAAATTCGATGGCCTGGCCATCAACCTGCGCTATGAAAACGGTTTGTTCGTGCAGGCGGCCACGCGCGGCGATGGCGCCACGGGCGAGGACGTGACGGCCAATATCCGCACCATCGCTGGCATTCCGCTGCGCTTGCAGGGTGACATGATTCCCTCCGTGCTCGATGTGCGCGGCGAAGTGATGATGTTCAAGGCCGATTTTGCCCGCCTGAACGAACGCCAGCGTGTAGCGGGGCACAAGGAGTTCGCCAATCCCCGCAATGCGGCAGCCGGCAGCCTGCGCCAGCTCGATTCGCGTATCACTGCACAGCGCAAGCTGCGTTTTTATGCCTACGGCATCGGCGCCCTCGATGGCGCCGCCATGCCGGTGTCGCATTCGGCCTTGCTGGACTGGTACGCAACCCTGGGCATACCCGTTTCGAAGGAGCGCAAGGTGGTGCTGGGCGCAAAGGGCTTGCTGGCATACTACGCCGATATCGGCGCGCGTCGTCCCGCCTTGCCCTATGAAATCGACGGTGTGGTCTACAAGGTGAACGCGACGCAAGACCAGCAGGAGCTGGGCTTTGTGTCGCGCGCCCCCCGTTTTGCGCTGGCGCACAAGTTCCCCGCCGAAGAAGCCTTGACCGTGGTGCTGGGCATCGATATCCAGGTGGGCCGCACGGGCGCCATGACGCCCGTGGCGCGCCTGGCGCCCGTGTCCGTCGGCGGCGTGACG is from Janthinobacterium sp. 61 and encodes:
- a CDS encoding cell division protein ZipA C-terminal FtsZ-binding domain-containing protein, with amino-acid sequence MTDLQITLFGAGGVFIVGVFSYNKWQEYKAKKSVERAFSTDHDDVLMREGDAPVTDVPEPVLRQEPRFDAAPAAKAEPSFGAPPAAPVSDAPVHAEPSLGDSPAEPVQAPAAEPVQEVSAASEQATSLVDPLIDCLLPLSLEAPVRGDKILPVLQTLRLVGNKPVHFIGLHVNGDWEPITHGGVYTKMQGGVQLASRSTALNELEYSELVTRLRGVADEIGAEPEVPDMMEVMAEARNLHRFVAGHDAQLGVNLHTNGAPWAISTLLFALEKQGFDVRPDGRFVMPDGDGSYLFSLSTNVTLAEETTPRLTLLLDVPCVAPARDGFGSMVACAKALVGRLDATIVDDYNQALSDAALAEIAGQVQEFYQEMDAADIPAGSTRALRLFS